The genomic stretch CGCCGACGCGGGCGATGATCGTCTCCTCGGTCGCGCCGCCGACGAAGCGGTCGAGGTTCGTCCGGACGGTGACGCGGGCGCGGACGTTGACGGCGATGCCGTCCTTCGCGACGCCGGCGATGGCGGAGAGGCCGGAGGCGGCGTTCGGGCAGTCGATGACGCGGGGGTTGACGCTGGTGCGGACGGCCTCGAAGACGCTCTTGCCGGAGCCGAGGGTGGCGAGGTCGATGGCGCAGCAGCGGTCGAAGTCGAGGGGGATCCCGGCCTTCGCGGCGGCGATGAGGGCGCGGACGACGGCCTCGATGTTGCCGCCGGAGAGGTAGTGGGTCTCGAGCTGGGCCGTCGTGATCTCGAGGCCGGAGCGGATCGCGGTGATCCGCTGGTTCACGACGAGGGAGGGCGGGATGCTCCGCAGCCGCATCCCGACGAGGTTCATCAGCGAGACGTGGGCGCCGGAGATCCAGGCGCGGACGTAGATGCCGACGAAGTTCACGAGGATGAAGGCGACGAAGAGAGCGACGACGACCAGGACGATGCCGAGGATGATCATCAGGAAGTTGCCGGGATCGATAGTGCTGCTGTTCATGGAGGGGTGGGTTGGTGGGTTGGGGAAGGAAAGAGAAAGAGAAAGGGTTAGGCGGGTTGGACGACGACACGGATGCCCTCGATCCGGGTGACCCGGACGCGGGCGCCCTCGGGGAGGAAGCCGCCGTCGGAGACGACGTCGATGCGGTGGGGGCCGTCCTCCTGCTGGAAGAGGGCGGCGCCGGAGGGGCGGAGGGCGGTGGCGGTCCGCCCGGTGTCGCCGACGCGGACGAGGGCGACGTAGGAGCCGGCGGGGAGGGCGGGGCCGTGGCCGGTCGCAGCCTCCAGGGTCCGGGTGGCGATGCCGCTCTTCAGGACGTAGCGGGTGAGGAGGGCCACGGCGGCCCCCGCCATGATCGTGGCGAAGGCGAGGCGGAGGAGCGCTCCCCGGAGGTCGTGAAGCGAGGGGAAGCCCTGGCCCGGTCCCGCGGTCTGCCCGGCCATCGCCCAGACGAAGGCGAGGAGGAGCAGGAGGAGGCCCGTGGCGACGGGGACGATGAAGCCGGGGAGGAAGAAGATCTCGACGGCGATCAGGACGAGGCCGAGGAGGAAGAGGATGAGGGGCTCGTACCCGCTCAGCCCCGCGACGTAGCTGCCGAGGAAGAACAGGAGAAAGCAGAGCCCCGCCGCGATGCCGAAGAACCAGGTGCCGGGGGCCTTGAATTCGAGGTAGCCGAGGATCATCCCGAGGGTGAGGAGGAGGGGGGCGATCCGGACGAGGAAGCGGGCGAGGGTCTCGAACCCGGTCGGCTTCAGCGTCTCGATGCGGACGTCGGGCCCGGCGAGTTTCCGGGCGAGTTCGCCGAGGGTCGGGACGGTCCCTTCGGAGAGGAGGTTCCTCGGCGGCGTGCCGTAGCGGCGCTCGGCCTCGAGGTTCGTGAGGGTGACGATGCGGCCCTTCGGGACGAGGGTCGCGCCGTCGACGACGAGGCCCCGCTCGCTGTTCACCATGGCGGCGAAGACCTCGGGATTGTGGCCGTGGCGCTCCGCCGTGGCGCGGCCCGTGGCGTCGAAGAAGGAGATGAGCTTCTTCTCGTAGCTCTCCGGGAGCTTCTCCGGGCTGCCGCCGGAGCCGATCATGACGGGGGTCGCCGCGCCGATCACCGAGCCGGGGGCCATGTAGATGCGGCGGGTCGAGGAGGCGATGAAGGCCCCGGCGGAGGCGGCTTTCTTGTCGATGTAGGAGGCGGTGTTCTCCTGGTTGGGGAACGACTCGACGGCGCGGACGATCTCCTCCATCGCGTCGGTGCGGCCTCCGGGGGTGTCGATGCGGAGGAGGAGGTAATCGGCCTGGAGGCGGACGGCCTCCCGGACGCCGCGCCGGACGAGGGCGGAGAGGGAGGGCTCGATCTCATCCTCGATCGGGATGACATAGACGAGCGGCGCGGCGGCGATCTGCGCGAGCGCGAGGAGGGAGAGGAGGGCAGTCCCCAGCCAAGAGAAATGGGGAAGGGAAAGGCGACGGCGAGGAGGCAGACGCATAAGGGTAGCCCATCGTAGCAGGAACCGGGGCGATCCCAAGCGGAAACGGATCGGTGATGCCCTCCACCTGTACAGGGCCTGTCCCCAGTCCCGAAGGGCATCCCCCGCCTCTTCGCGACCCCTTCCTGAATATCGCTCCGCCTCGCTGTAGGCAAAGGCCTACGTCCGAATCAGGGAAAGGCCGATACCGGAGAGGCCGGGTGGGAGGGTACGATGGAACCATGCGAGTTCCCATTTACTCCTTCGTCGCCTTCTTCGGCGGGGCGGCCCTCATTCTTTCGAGCTTCACTCTCGTCGTCCCGCCCGAGCGGGCGCAGGCGAATGCCAATGACAATGCCAATGCGAACGGCGGCGACAGCAGTTCGGAAATTTACATCGGCAGTTCGCTCCCCCTCGGCGGGGCGTTCTCCGCCGTCGGGCAGGAGACGAAGGCGGGGATGGAGGCGGCCTTCCGGGTCGCGAACGAAAAAGGCGGCATCTTCGGCGCCCACCTCAACCTCGTGACGCTCGGCGACGGCTACGATCCCCTGCTCTGCGTCCAGAACACCCTGCAGCTCATCGAGACGAACAAGGTCCTCGCCCTCTGCTCCTACGTCGGCACGCCGACCTCGCTGAAGGCGGCCCCCGTCTGGCAGGGGGCGAAGGTCCCCGTCGTCGGCTTCTACACCGGGGCGCGGGTGTTGCGGGAGCCGTTCAACCGCTACAACATCCATATCCGCCCCTCCTACGAGCAGGAGACGAAGGCCGCCGTCGATGTCTTCGCCGGGAAGTTCCAGGCGAAGACCTTCGCCATCCTCTACCAGGACGATTCCTTCGGCGACGCTGTGAAGACGGCGACCGAAAAGGCCCTCCGGGAACGGGGCCTCGCGCCGGTCGCCTCCGGCACCTTCGTCCGCAATACGCTCCACGTCGAGGAGGCGGTCGACCGCATCGCCGCCGCCGCCCCCGACGTCGTCGTCCTGGCGGGGACCTACGCCCCCCTGGCGCGGGCGATCGACCTGGCGAAGGGGAAGGGCCTCTCCAAGACGATCTTCTACACCGTCTCCTTCGTCGGTCCCGAGGCTCTGGCCGGGGCGCTCGGCTCTGGGGGCGATCACGTCGTCGTCAGCGAGGTGCTCCCGCTCTACACCGACACGAAGCAGCCGATCGTCGCCGCCTACCTCGCCGCCCTCCGGGGCCGGGCTCCCTCCTTCCCCTCCTTCGAGGGGTACCTCAACGCCCGGGTGGTGATCGAGGGGCTGCAGCGGGCCGGAAAGCATCCGACCCATGAATCGCTCATCGACGCCATCGAGACCATCCGCGACAACCAGATCGAGCCCGGCCTCGAGATGGCCTACGGGCCGAACGACCACGAGGGCCTGTCGACCGTCCACCTGATCTCCCTCGACAACGGGAAGTGGAAGGAAATCGAGACCCGCACCATCCCCGACCGGGTCGCCGCCGCAGGGCATTAAATTTTTTATCGCGCCCCGATTTCGACTGCGCGATATTGGCCGGCCTATGTCCCGGACGACCGACCTCTACGATCAGTACATCCTCAACACGGCCAAGCGGTCCTTCACCCTCGTGCGGGGCCAGGGCGTCCGCGTCTGGGACGACGCGGGGCGGGAACTGATCGACTTCGGCACCGGCGTCGCCGTGAACAGCCTCGGCCACGCCCATCCGGCCCTCGTCGAGACCTACGCCACGCAGCCCTCCAAGCTGATCCACTGCTCCAACCTTTACTACAACGAGAACGCCGGGCCGGTGGCCGAGAAGCTCGTCTCCCTCGCCGGTCCGGGGAAGATCTTCTTCGCGAACAGCGGGGCCGAGGCCAACGAGGGCCTCATCAAGCTCGCGCGGCTCCACGGCCACGCCAACCGGGGTGGCGCGTACGAGATCGTCTCGACGACGAATTCCTTCCACGGCCGGACCATGGCGACGATCACCGCCACCGGGCAGGAGAAGATCTACCACGGCTTCGAGCCGCTCCTCCCCGGCGCGGTCCACGTCCCCTTCAACGACATCGAGGCGATGCGGGCCGCCATCGGGCCGAAGACCGCCGCCGTCCTCATCGAGGGCGTCCAGGGCGAAGGCGGCGTCTTCCCCGCCGATCCCGGCTACCTGAAGGAACTGCGGCGGATCACGAAGGAGGCGGGCGTCCTTCTCCTCATGGACGCCGTCCAGTGCGGTTTCTTCCGGACCGGCGCCTTCCAGAGCTTCGAGCGGATCTTCGAGGAGGCGGGCGACGAGAGCGCCGAGGCGAAGGCCTTCCGGCCCGACGCGATCTCGATGGCGAAGTCGCTCGGCGGCGGTTTCCCGATC from Verrucomicrobium sp. GAS474 encodes the following:
- the floA gene encoding flotillin-like protein FloA (flotillin-like protein involved in membrane lipid rafts); amino-acid sequence: MNSSTIDPGNFLMIILGIVLVVVALFVAFILVNFVGIYVRAWISGAHVSLMNLVGMRLRSIPPSLVVNQRITAIRSGLEITTAQLETHYLSGGNIEAVVRALIAAAKAGIPLDFDRCCAIDLATLGSGKSVFEAVRTSVNPRVIDCPNAASGLSAIAGVAKDGIAVNVRARVTVRTNLDRFVGGATEETIIARVGEGIVATIGASESYKQVLEFPDLISKTVLAKGLDSGSAFEILSIDIADVSVADNIGAKLQAEQAEADKRVAQARAEVRRAAAVALEQEQRASVQEMRAKVVEAEAQVPLAMAEAFRAGNLGVMDYYKMKNVQADTQMRTSIAGEERPADPAS
- a CDS encoding NfeD family protein; translation: MRLPPRRRLSLPHFSWLGTALLSLLALAQIAAAPLVYVIPIEDEIEPSLSALVRRGVREAVRLQADYLLLRIDTPGGRTDAMEEIVRAVESFPNQENTASYIDKKAASAGAFIASSTRRIYMAPGSVIGAATPVMIGSGGSPEKLPESYEKKLISFFDATGRATAERHGHNPEVFAAMVNSERGLVVDGATLVPKGRIVTLTNLEAERRYGTPPRNLLSEGTVPTLGELARKLAGPDVRIETLKPTGFETLARFLVRIAPLLLTLGMILGYLEFKAPGTWFFGIAAGLCFLLFFLGSYVAGLSGYEPLILFLLGLVLIAVEIFFLPGFIVPVATGLLLLLLAFVWAMAGQTAGPGQGFPSLHDLRGALLRLAFATIMAGAAVALLTRYVLKSGIATRTLEAATGHGPALPAGSYVALVRVGDTGRTATALRPSGAALFQQEDGPHRIDVVSDGGFLPEGARVRVTRIEGIRVVVQPA
- a CDS encoding ABC transporter substrate-binding protein, whose protein sequence is MRVPIYSFVAFFGGAALILSSFTLVVPPERAQANANDNANANGGDSSSEIYIGSSLPLGGAFSAVGQETKAGMEAAFRVANEKGGIFGAHLNLVTLGDGYDPLLCVQNTLQLIETNKVLALCSYVGTPTSLKAAPVWQGAKVPVVGFYTGARVLREPFNRYNIHIRPSYEQETKAAVDVFAGKFQAKTFAILYQDDSFGDAVKTATEKALRERGLAPVASGTFVRNTLHVEEAVDRIAAAAPDVVVLAGTYAPLARAIDLAKGKGLSKTIFYTVSFVGPEALAGALGSGGDHVVVSEVLPLYTDTKQPIVAAYLAALRGRAPSFPSFEGYLNARVVIEGLQRAGKHPTHESLIDAIETIRDNQIEPGLEMAYGPNDHEGLSTVHLISLDNGKWKEIETRTIPDRVAAAGH
- a CDS encoding acetylornithine transaminase: MSRTTDLYDQYILNTAKRSFTLVRGQGVRVWDDAGRELIDFGTGVAVNSLGHAHPALVETYATQPSKLIHCSNLYYNENAGPVAEKLVSLAGPGKIFFANSGAEANEGLIKLARLHGHANRGGAYEIVSTTNSFHGRTMATITATGQEKIYHGFEPLLPGAVHVPFNDIEAMRAAIGPKTAAVLIEGVQGEGGVFPADPGYLKELRRITKEAGVLLLMDAVQCGFFRTGAFQSFERIFEEAGDESAEAKAFRPDAISMAKSLGGGFPIGAFWVSDAFAGLFAVGSHNTTYGGSPLGTAVIGTILATIEKDNLVQNIRDREADLVGGLKALQARYPVITAVRGLGAMIGLELAVEPAVAMPKFHEAGLLLAPAGSKTVRYLPPYIVTRAEVGEALERTETALKGL